The Apium graveolens cultivar Ventura chromosome 6, ASM990537v1, whole genome shotgun sequence genome contains a region encoding:
- the LOC141663909 gene encoding uncharacterized protein LOC141663909 — MNWLHAHPITPIRKALLWYLSFDRSLYELQLHDPSSPDSASVKNISLSKLGFLSPPSYKKVSSTLLKHNWFLICLVKPRLFFWKRKYIFLLSPFTNKVITLPKIDYPWPFKYLTLTSSAQPDSPDCVFFFVDTCDADDKVTILTYRNGDKEWSAKEFNKVTDFVHCSCKIVYLRGILYIVSPYGQLASYDFVGGEFKFECLFVDELFRLNMNSNIYMYRVVELNGDLMMICFVPFENINVMLPEKPYIRRYNWSNKDWIPVSRLGDKSLFISEQNSQVATISKDDMRNSGVLLSNKIYQFFDDGCLIYSLEDGELVLFKSISFKVGGKRWQ; from the coding sequence ATGAACTGGCTGCACGCTCATCCCATTACTCCTATAAGAAAAGCATTACTATGGTATCTAAGCTTCGATCGCAGTCTTTATGAATTACAACTCCATGACCCATCATCTCCTGACTCAGCTTCAGTTAAAAACATATCATTATCTAAACTAGGTTTTTTATCTCCTCCTTCTTATAAAAAGGTTTCATCTACCCTCCTCAAACACAATTGGTTTCTTATTTGCTTGGTGAAACCAAGATTGTTTTTTTGGAAACGTAAATACATCTTTTTGTTATCTCCTTTCACTAATAAAGTCATAACTCTCCCCAAAATTGACTATCCGTGGCCTTTCAAATATTTGACATTAACGTCTTCCGCCCAACCTGATTCTCCGGATTGTGTCTTCTTCTTTGTAGACACTTGCGATGCTGATGACAAAGTTACAATTTTAACATATCGAAATGGTGATAAAGAATGGAGTGCTAAAGAATTCAATAAAGTTACTGATTTTGTGCACTGTTCTTGCAAGATTGTCTACCTTAGGGGAATTCTGTACATTGTCTCTCCTTATGGACAACTAGCTTCGTATGATTTTGTTGGTGGGGAATTCAAATTTGAATGCTTATTTGTGGACGAGCTTTTTCGTCTAAATATGAACTCTAACATATACATGTACAGAGTGGTCGAGTTAAATGGAGATCTGATGATGATATGCTTTGTCccatttgaaaatataaatgttaTGCTACCCGAAAAACCGTATATAAGAAGGTATAATTGGTCAAACAAAGATTGGATTCCTGTAAGCAGGTTGGGCGATAAATCATTATTTATAAGCGAGCAAAACAGTCAAGTTGCAACAATCAGTAAAGATGATATGAGAAATAGTGGAGTACTACTATCTAacaagatatatcaatttttcGATGACGGGTGCCTTATTTACTCCCTAGAGGACGGTGAATTAGTTCTATTCAAGTCTATTAGTTTCAAAGTTGGAGGTAAAAGGTGGCAGTGA